CTTGTCCGGGAACCACTTGATCAGGGTCGACACCGGCGAGATGTAACCCAACCCCAGGCCGATACCGCCAATGACCCCGGAGCCGATCCACATCAGCCAGATCTGGTGGGTATAAATCCCCAGCGCCGAAATCAGCAGACCACCACACCAGCACAGTGCCGATACAACGCCAGCCTTGCGAGGCCCGGCGTGTTCCAGCCAGCCGCCCCAGATCGCTGCCGAGCAGCCGAGGAAGATGAAGAACAGGGTGTAGATCCAGCCGAGCATCGAGATCGGCCAGTCACATTGCGACGAGAAAACTTGCGAGATGAAGCTCATGTCCGGCGCGCAGGCTACCGGCTTGGTCACGCCCAGGGCTTTGGACAGTGGCAACCAGAACACCGAGAAGCCGTAAGCCATGCCGATGCACAGGTGGATGGCCAGTGCGGCCGGTGGTACCAGCCAGCGGTTGAAACCGGGCTTGGCGATGATGCGTTCCTTGGACAGGAACCCGGGCTGATTGGCTGTAAAGCCATCCGCCGTGATACTCGTGGTCATTGTGTATCCCCCAATTATTAGTATGGTTCGCCAGCCACTCTTCACCCCCAGCCTTATGCGCACGCATGACTGTCTTTTTCAGGGTGAAGCTCCATTTTGGTGCGACATCACGTCGCAGAAGGACGGACGAACCGGCAGAGGTTACCATCTGTACGTGACAGAAAAACCAAAGTGATATCACCTTTGTGTAAGTCATCTGTTCTCGTACCACTGAAGGAACCGCCATGCCGATCATTGTCGAGCTGCTGCACGAAGCCACTTATCAGGATCAGCAAGACCTGCAAAAAATTTATCGCGACGCTCCAGACTGGCTGTTCGCCCCGTTTTCAGGGGGTTTGCAGCTGATCGAAAGCTGCCTGGAGGACGGTTCGCTGATCGCCGGACGCTTCAATGATCGGTTGCTCGGCGCGGCTCGCTTGCAACGAAACCACGACGTTTGGCACTTGTCCCAAATCTGCGTGCGAAAAATTACCCGTCGCCGTGGCGTTGCCGAACGAATGGTGGACGAAGCGCGGAAAATGGCTTCGCAATCGGGCGTGACCTTGCGTCTGCTGGCACCTGCCGGGCATCTCGAAGCTCAGGCACTCGCCGCCAAGCTGAAAGTACCGCTGGATGTGCTGCCGACGTGATCGCTGACCGGTCGTCCGCTTCGGAGCGCTATACTCCCCGGCTAAATTTCGAATTCGACTAACTACAAGGACTCGCCCATGAAAGCGTTCGGCAAAATCCTGGGTCTGGTGCTTCTCGGGCTGTTGCTGATCATTGTGGCGCTGGGCTTTGCCCTGACCCACCTCTTCGATCCCAACGACTATAAAGACGAGATTCGCCAGATTGCCCGCGACAAGGCCCACATCGAGCTGACGCTCAATGGCGATATCGGCTGGAGCCTGTTCCCGTGGCTTGGCCTGGAATTGCACGAAGCCAGTGTCGCGACCCTGGCCAAACCCACCGAACCGTTCGCCGACTTGCAGATGCTGGGTCTGTCCGTGCGCGTGCTGCCGCTGCTGCGCCGCGAAGTGCAGATGAGTGACGTGCGCGTCGAAGGCCTTAACCTGCGCCTGAACCGCGACAAGGACGGCCACGGTAACTGGGAAGACATCGGCAAGGCCCCGGCGCCAGCCACCCCGACCACGCCAGCCGCTACTGCTGGCGAACCTGCGCCTGCGCCGACCACCACCGCCCAGGCGGAAAAACCGGCCCAACCGATTCGCCTGGACATCGACAGCCTGACCGTCAACAACGCCCGCGTTGAATACAACGACGAGAAGACAGGCAAGCAGTTCAGCGCCGAAAGCATCCAGCTGAGCACCGGCCCGGTCCACGACTCGACCAACATTCCGGTCAAACTCACGGCGTTCCTCGGCACCAATCAGCCGGTCCTGCGGGTACGCACCGAGCTCAATGGCGAGTTGCGTTTCGAACGCGCCTTGCAGCGCTACAAATTCGAGGACATGAAGCTCTCCGGCGAAGTCGCCGGCGATCCGCTGCAAGGCAAGACCATGACCTTTGCCGCCCAAGGTCAGTTGCTGCTGGATAAAGCCGCGAACGTCGCCGAATGGACCGGTATCAAGATCTCTGCCAACCAAATGCGCGCACTGGGCGAGTTGAAGGTCAACGACCTCGACAAGACGCCGCAAATCAGCGGCGGCATTTCGATTGCCCAGTTCGACCTGGCGAAATTCGTCGACAGCATCGGCCAGACACTCCCGGCCATGGCCGAAGGCAGCCTGAGCAAGGTCGAGCTGGTCAGCCGTCTGGCGGGCACGCCTGCGAGCCTGTCGCTCGACAACATCAACCTGAAAGTCGACGACAGCAGCTTCAGTGGCCGCATCGCCGTCGAGGACTTCGCCAAGCAATCGCTGCGCGCAACCCTCAAGGCCGACACCTTCAACGTTGACCGCTATCTGCCACCCAAGTCCGCCGAAGCCAGTAGCGCGACGCAAGTGCGTCAGGCCGAAGTCGCCAGCACCGAGGCCGACGCCATGGCCGGCGCCGGCAGCACACCGTTGCCCGCCGCACCGACCAAAACTGCGTGGAGTACAGAACGCCTGTTGCCGGTAGAACGCTTGCGCAAACTCGACGTACAGGCCGACCTGACCTTCGGCCAGTTGACCCTCGACAAACTGCCGATTCAGAACGCAACGCTCAAGGCCGCTGGCCAAGGCGGCCTGCTGACTCTGGAGGAACTGCGCGGCGACCTGTACGGCGGCAACTTCGAAGCCAAGGGCACCCTGGACGTGCGCCCGGAAGTACCGGCGCTGAACATGCAGACGCGCATCACCAAAGTGCCCGTGGAAAAAATCCTTGAAAGCCAAGGGAAGAATCCACCGGTCAACGGCCTGGTGACGCTCAACAGCGCGCTGACCGGCAGCGGCAACAGCCAGCAAGCGCTGATCGAGACGCTCAACGGCAACGCCAGTTTCGTCATCAACAACGGCGTGCTGCTCAATGCCAACCTTGAACAACAGCTGTGCAAAGGCATCGCCACACTCAACCGCAAAAGCCTCAGCGGCGAGCCACGGGGCAAGGACACACCGTTCCAGGAGCTCAACGGTAACCTGACCTTCCGTAACGGCGTGGCCAGCAACCCGGACCTGAAAGTGCGCATCCCGGGCATGACCGTCAAAGGTGACGGCGACGTCGACCTGCGAGTACTGGGCATGGATTATCGCGTCGGCGTGATCGTCGAAGGCGATAAGAGCGACATGCCGGACCCGGCCTGCCAGGTCGGCGAGAGGTTCGTCGGCATCGAGTGGCCGCTGCGCTGCCGTGGCCCGCTGGAACTGGGCGCCAAGGCGTGCCGTCTCGATAATGAACGCATGGGCGAGGTCGCGAGCAAACTGGCGGGCGAGCGGATCAGTGAAAAAATTGACGAGAAGCTTGGCGACAAGGTCAGCCCCGAACTGAAAAACGCGTTGAAGGGGCTGTTCAAGCGATGAGAGCCGAGCAGTTTTCAACGGCGGTGCTGGACTGGTACGACCGCCACGGCCGCCACGATTTGCCTTGGCAACAAGGCATCACGCCGTATCGGGTGTGGGTCTCGGAGATCATGCTGCAACAGACCCAGGTCAGCACCGTGCTGAATTATTTCGACCGTTTCATGGCTTCGCTGCCGACGGTCGAGGCCCTGGCTGCCGCGCCGGAAGACGAAGTGCTGCACTTGTGGACCGGCCTGGGTTACTACACTCGCGCACGCAATTTGCAGAAAACCGCAAAGATCGTCGTGGCCGAGTACGGCGGCGAGTTTCCGCGAGATGTCGAAAAGCTTGTCGAGTTGCCGGGCATCGGCCTGTCCACGGCTGGCGCCATCGCCAGCCTGAGCATGGGCCTGCGGGCGCCGATCCTCGATGGCAACGTCAAACGGGTGCTGGCGCGCTTTACCGCGCAAGAGGGATATCCGGGCGAGCCGAAGGTCGCCAAACAGCTGTGGGCGAACGCTGAGCGCTTCACGCCGCATGATCGGGTCAACGCCTACACCCAGGCGATGATGGATCTGGGCGCCACGCTCTGCACCCGCAGCAAACCGAGTTGCCTGCTCTGCCCGCTGGAAAAGGGCTGCGAAGCGCACATGCTTGGCCTGGAAACCCGCTACCCGATCCCGAAGCCGCGCAAGACCGTGCCACAGAAGCGCACGTTGATGCCGATGCTCGCCAACGGCGAAGGCGCGATTCTGCTTTACCGCCGGCCTTCTACGGGCTTGTGGGGCGGTTTGTGGAGCCTGCCGGAACTCGATGACCTCGACGACCTGCAACATCTGGCCTCGCAGCACTCGCTGGAACTGGGCACGCAACAAGCGCTGCCGAGTCTGGTCCACACCTTCAGCCACTTCCAGTTGTCCATCGAACCCTGGCTGGTTCAGGTCCAGGAGGCCGGCCATCACGTGGCCGAGGCCGACTGGCTCTGGTATAACCTCGCCACCCCGCCGCGCCTGGGCCTTGCCGCCCCGGTCAAAACCTTGCTCGAACGCGCGGCCGCCGTATTGAACGCAGGAGAGTTGTCATGACCCGCACTATCATGTGCCGCAAGTACAAAGAAGAATTGCCCGCCCTGGAGCGCGCTCCATTCCCGGGCGCCAAAGGTCAGGACATTTTTGACCACGTCTCGGCCAAGGCCTGGGCCGACTGGCAGAAACACCAGACCCTGCTGATCAACGAAAAACGCCTGAACATGATGAACGCCGAAGACCGCAAATACCTTCAGGGCGAGATGGACAAGTACTTCTCTGGCGAGGAATACGCCAAGGCTGACGGCTACGTTCCGCCGGCAGAATAGTCCCGATTTATCGGGGGTCGGAACGTAAGCGACGGTAATAGTTAAATTTTTTTTGAAAACTTGCTTGACGACCCCCCGAAAAACCCGTTTAATGCGCCCCGTTGCCCAGATAGCTCAGTCGGTAGAGCAGGGGATTGAAAATCCCCGTGTCGGCGGTTCGATTCCGTCTCTGGGCACCAAATACCGAAAACCCTGAATCGCAAGATTCAGGGTTTTTTTATGCCTGGGATTTGATAACGACAATCCACCGCAGCACAGCTGCCGGAAAACAATCACGCTTTAGTACGCCGCCTCGATGATGGCACCATGCTATTATTTTCCCCGTGCATGGAATAAAGCCGACATTGATCCCGATGCCCCGCATCCGAATCAGCCGATACAGGATAGAGACAGCGCAAGGAGTGCGTGCATTTCACCCCTCCCCGCAAAACACTGCCCTCCCCTGTTCGACGACACGAAGCCAGCCCTCCAGGCACGCTCCCTTCTCGAAAGTCCTGAACATGGAACAGTTATGTCTGACATCAATGAACTGAAAGACAAGGTCAACACCAAAACCTTGAACATGGTCCTGCTGTCGATTGCGACCGCCGGGATCTACTTGCTGTTGTGGTTGTACAAGAGCAACCAGAAGATCAACGAAACCACGAAAATCAAAGTGGTCGACGACACCTACGTCATCTGGGTCGCCGTCTGCCTTGGCTGGAGCGGCGCGTTGTCGAACCTGGGCGACGTGTTGTTCGACTCGCTTTCCGGCATTTTGCTGATCGCATTGAACGCGCTGTACATCGTATGGGCCTTCAAGGCAAAAAACGCACTGTCGGAATACGCCCTCAACGAGCACAAAATCGACCTGCGCATGAACGGGTTCTATACCTTCTTCCTGAACATTTTTTACGTGAACTACTGCATCAACGACTTGCCTGAAGAGCAGCGTAAACAACTGATCCTGCGTGGCCAGACGACGCAAGCCTGATCAACTGGCGAGGGGCAGTCTCGAAGGACTGCCACCGTCACTCATCACCCTTCCAGTTGAACACCAGATTACGCACGCCAGCGCTGCCGACATCTGTCGTGTCGCGCTTTTCCTCACCATTACGGGTGGCGACCACGGTGTACTTGCCGGCCGGTAACTGGACGTAAACCAGAGGCCCTGCCTGACTGAGTGTCAGCACTGATTGACCTTGAGCACTCTGGATAACCAATTCAACATCCGGTACATATTTGCCCTCCGGCCCAATGGAAAAGGTCATGTGCAGGTTGTAGCCGGTCGCTTGCTGAATGGCCTTCGCTTCATCCTCGCCAATACCGCCGGACAGATAGGTAATCCCGTTCTGTTCCTGGCGCTGAATCTGCACGCCTGTACTGTCGATGGGCTCCAGGCTCGCGGCCCCTGACATGGCGGGAAACATCAGCACACCGATGGTGGCGATGGAAAACATGAGGGAATGGATGGACTTCATGATGGTGGCTCCCGGGTTCCACGGAACCCAATCGTTACTCCTTTTGGATT
This region of Pseudomonas mandelii genomic DNA includes:
- a CDS encoding acetyl-CoA sensor PanZ family protein; this translates as MPIIVELLHEATYQDQQDLQKIYRDAPDWLFAPFSGGLQLIESCLEDGSLIAGRFNDRLLGAARLQRNHDVWHLSQICVRKITRRRGVAERMVDEARKMASQSGVTLRLLAPAGHLEAQALAAKLKVPLDVLPT
- a CDS encoding AsmA family protein, which produces MKAFGKILGLVLLGLLLIIVALGFALTHLFDPNDYKDEIRQIARDKAHIELTLNGDIGWSLFPWLGLELHEASVATLAKPTEPFADLQMLGLSVRVLPLLRREVQMSDVRVEGLNLRLNRDKDGHGNWEDIGKAPAPATPTTPAATAGEPAPAPTTTAQAEKPAQPIRLDIDSLTVNNARVEYNDEKTGKQFSAESIQLSTGPVHDSTNIPVKLTAFLGTNQPVLRVRTELNGELRFERALQRYKFEDMKLSGEVAGDPLQGKTMTFAAQGQLLLDKAANVAEWTGIKISANQMRALGELKVNDLDKTPQISGGISIAQFDLAKFVDSIGQTLPAMAEGSLSKVELVSRLAGTPASLSLDNINLKVDDSSFSGRIAVEDFAKQSLRATLKADTFNVDRYLPPKSAEASSATQVRQAEVASTEADAMAGAGSTPLPAAPTKTAWSTERLLPVERLRKLDVQADLTFGQLTLDKLPIQNATLKAAGQGGLLTLEELRGDLYGGNFEAKGTLDVRPEVPALNMQTRITKVPVEKILESQGKNPPVNGLVTLNSALTGSGNSQQALIETLNGNASFVINNGVLLNANLEQQLCKGIATLNRKSLSGEPRGKDTPFQELNGNLTFRNGVASNPDLKVRIPGMTVKGDGDVDLRVLGMDYRVGVIVEGDKSDMPDPACQVGERFVGIEWPLRCRGPLELGAKACRLDNERMGEVASKLAGERISEKIDEKLGDKVSPELKNALKGLFKR
- the mutY gene encoding A/G-specific adenine glycosylase, translated to MRAEQFSTAVLDWYDRHGRHDLPWQQGITPYRVWVSEIMLQQTQVSTVLNYFDRFMASLPTVEALAAAPEDEVLHLWTGLGYYTRARNLQKTAKIVVAEYGGEFPRDVEKLVELPGIGLSTAGAIASLSMGLRAPILDGNVKRVLARFTAQEGYPGEPKVAKQLWANAERFTPHDRVNAYTQAMMDLGATLCTRSKPSCLLCPLEKGCEAHMLGLETRYPIPKPRKTVPQKRTLMPMLANGEGAILLYRRPSTGLWGGLWSLPELDDLDDLQHLASQHSLELGTQQALPSLVHTFSHFQLSIEPWLVQVQEAGHHVAEADWLWYNLATPPRLGLAAPVKTLLERAAAVLNAGELS
- a CDS encoding oxidative damage protection protein is translated as MTRTIMCRKYKEELPALERAPFPGAKGQDIFDHVSAKAWADWQKHQTLLINEKRLNMMNAEDRKYLQGEMDKYFSGEEYAKADGYVPPAE
- a CDS encoding DUF4234 domain-containing protein, which translates into the protein MSDINELKDKVNTKTLNMVLLSIATAGIYLLLWLYKSNQKINETTKIKVVDDTYVIWVAVCLGWSGALSNLGDVLFDSLSGILLIALNALYIVWAFKAKNALSEYALNEHKIDLRMNGFYTFFLNIFYVNYCINDLPEEQRKQLILRGQTTQA